DNA from Mycolicibacterium alvei:
GCGCTGCGCCGCCAGATCCTGCCGCTGGCCACCGTCACCACGCCGAACCTGTTCGAGGCCCGCGCCCTCGCCGGGATGGACGACATCTCCTCGGTCGACGATCTCGTCGAAGCCGCCCGACGCATTGCCGCTCTCGGACCCGCCTACGTCCTGGTGAAGGGCGGTGTCGAGTTTCCCGGTGACGACGCAGTCGACGTCCTCTTCGACGGCAAGGACGCCGAGATCCTGCGTGCGCCGAAGGTCGGACAGGCCCGAGTCGCCGGCGCGGGATGCACGCTGGCAGCGGCCATCACCGCGGCGCTGGCCACGGGGACCGGCGTCCCGGAGGCGGTGCGCCTGGCCAAAGAGTTCACCACCGCGGGAATTGTGGATCGGATTAGCGGCAACGCACCCTTCGACACCGTCTGGCAGGGTGCGCGGCGGTGACCCGCACGCCGCTTCCGGCCACGCTGCGAGAGACAGCTACCTCTCTGCACTGATATCTGCACCCCGATGCATCTCATAGCTACTGCGGGCGCCTCCGGGAAACTCGACGAACTCCACCGCGGTGCCGTCGGGATCGTTGACGAAGAACATCCGAACCCGGTCGATGGGGAACGGCTCCTGGGCGGGCTGGAAGCCCGCATCGATCACGGCGCGGTAGGTGGCGTCGAGATCGGTGACCGACAACGCGATGTTCTGGTTGCCCACGATGCCGCGTTTCCCCGATCCGGGCGGGGTCGACGTACCGAAGCTGACCAGTTCGAGCGTGACTCCGCCCACCACTCCCCCGACAACACGGCCCTCGTGCTGGCGGGACGAGTGCACGGCCGCGTCGAACGGCTCACCGGAAATCAATTGGTCGAACACCACATCCATGCCCAGCAGGCCCCGGTAGAAGTCCAGGGCCCGATCCATGTCGGTCACGCCGACAACCAGATGGCAGAAACGTAGATCAGTCAGCATGGTTCCTCGACTTCCTCGTCAGCGCTCGATCATATGAGTTAGCGTGCCAAACCTGGCCCAATCCGAAAGGCAGCTGCATGTCCACCTACAGTCATCCGCACTCACTGGACGGACACGTCGCAATCGTCACCGGAGCCGCCCGCGGAGTAGGCAAAGGTATCGCCACCGCATTGCTGTCCCGCGGGGCCCGCGTACTGGTGACCGACATCCTCGATGGCGTATTGGCAAACACCACAGCCGAATTCACCGATGCCGGATTCGATGTCGCATCCGTGGTGGCGGACCTACGTGATGCTGACAGTGCCCAGCGCATCGTCGACGCCGCACTCGACGCGTTCGGCACGGTGAACGCGTTGGTCAACAACGCCGTCGCCAGCGCCGGACCCATACCGTTCGTCGACATCCCCGCACCGGAGTACGAGCGGGTCCACGACACCGGGCCACGGGCCACGTTCCGGCTCATGCAGGCGATCCACCCGGTCATGGTCAAGGGTGGCGGTGGATCCATCGTCAATCTCGGCTCGGCCGCGGGCACGGTCGGCACACACTCTTTCGGCGCGTATGCGAGCGCCAAGGAGGCGATTCGCGGTATGTCCAAAGTCGCCGCACTGGAATGGGGCGTCGACGGGATACGCGTCAACGTGGTCTGCCCGCTCGCCGAGACGGACGGCTTGAAAGTGTTGCGCGACATGGCGCCCAAGCAGTATGAGGCGGTTGTCAGGAGCACCTCACTCAAGCGAATCGGCGACCCCACCCACGACATCGGTGCCGTCGTGGCCTTCCTGATCGGCGACGATTCCGCCTACCTCACCGGACAGACACTCCTCGTCGACGGCGGGGCCGGTTCCTTCCGCTGACGTAGGTGGCCGGTCGGCTACCCGTGCGCCTTGCGGACCAGGTCGATGGCGTACTGGTTGACGAAGGTTCCCGCGGACGCCTCGCCGGTGCCACACGCGCCGTCGGACTCACCGGGACGCTTGACCCACAGGAAGGCGTCGACGTTTCCGTTTCCGGTCGCCGTGGTCGGCGCCGCGCCGAGTGCCCGGTCACTCGGGTTGCACCAGTACATCTCGCCCTCGGCCGGTCCGGCACCGTTGCGCGAGGTGTCGATGACGTAGGGCTTGCCACCCGTCATGCCCGAAATCGCATCGCCGTAACCGATTTCCTCTTCGGTGGTGAAGAAGTTGGCGGTGTTGAGGCTGAAGCCGCGTGCCTTGGCGACGCCGACCCGGTTGAGCCGGTTGGCCATCTCGTCGGCCGCCGTCCATCGGGAGTGCCCCGCATCGACGTAGACCGCGGTGCCCGGATTGCGGGTCAGTGTGTCGACGGCGTAGCTCATCAGGTTGTAGCGCTCCTCGCGCTGATCACCCGACAGGCAATCGGCCATCGCGAGTGCGTCGGGTTCGAGGATGACCGCGGCCGGCCCACCGCCGATGGCGGCGGCGACTCCGTCGATCCAGCCCTTGTAGGCACCTGCCGACCCGAACCCACCCGCGGCGTAGCTCCCGCAGTCGCGGTGCGGGATGCCGTACAGCGCCAGGATCGGCATGGTGCCGGCGGCCTGTGCCGTGGCGATGTACTTGGCGTCCACTGCGGGGCTGGAGATGTGGTCCATCCAGTAGGCGGTGGGCGTGTTGGCGATCGCCTGCAGCTCGGGGCTCGGGTCGCCTTTCGCGGCGCGCATGGCCTTCGACGAGGGGTTGACGTAGAACGAATGGCCCTCGAGCGGGTTCCCGTCGCTGGCCAGACGCACCGTCGGCGCGGGAGCGGTGGCGAGGCCCGCGGCGACCACCGAGGCGACTGTCAGAAGGGGAGCGATCGACCGCGCGACTGCGCTGGCAGCTGAGGACATCACCTCAGGGAAAGTAGTGGCGCGACGCCAGAAGCGCCAGTCACTCGGTGCAGAACCGCATGCGTTCGCGTAACTCGGCGGGGTCGATACCGAACTCGGCGGGCTCGTAGCGGTGCTTTCCTTTGCCGTCACGCGGCTGGGCGCGGTGATGCTCGGCGAGCATTCCGGCGATGTCCGGCGATTCCATCTGCGCTGCGGCATAGATGCGCTGCACCGTCGCCTCCGGGTCGGCCACCAGGTCGCGGTACTGGACGTCGAGCCAGGTCACGGTCGACGCCGTAGCCCGGGCGTCGAGGGCACGCCGCAGCCACAGCTCGGTCTGTTCGGTTTGAAACCTGCCCACGTCCACCCCGTCGACGTGGTCACTGTAGGTGGACCGGTAGGTCGCGAACAGGCTCGCGCCGGAGGTGACGGTTTCCACGATGTCGCGGTGCAACTGCACGATGCAGGCGCCCGGATACGTCGCGATGACATGGCTGAGCTCGGCGGTGTGCGCCGGGGCTTTGACGACCCAGCGGCGGCCGTCCTCGGCGTCGAGGATCTGCAGCATCCGGCGGTGCTGTGCATATTCGGGCGCGAAATCCTGACCGGCGAGCCAGGTGGCGTAGCTGTCCAGGCGGGTGGTGGCGGCGAAGCCCCAGTTGCGCAGGGTGGTGCCCATCCCGAGTACGCACTCCTCGGGCAGGTGCGGCCCGGAGTCATGCACGGCCGCCATCGTCGGGTTGAGCACGTGCAGCAGGTACTGACCCGCGGCGGCCGCCTCGAGGCGACGGTCGCGTTCCTCGCTGTCGAGGTCACCTGGTAGCCGCCACGGTGCGCCGAGTTCGGCAGGCAGCGGCGCCCGCAATCGGGGATCGCGGTCGAGGAGCCGAAACAGGAAGGTCGTCCCGGTGCGCCAGCCCCCGGTGATGATGATCGGCGGCAGCACCGACCGGTTCCCGGTCTCGGGGTGTTCCTGCAGATACCGCGTCATCGCGGCCCGGGCCGCCAGCCGCCCGGCCGCCGTTCGCTGGGCGGTCAATGCGCCGAGTGCGTTGAGCCGACCGTCCGCCTCAGCTGACGCCAGGTACTGCGCCAAACCCGGACGCCACTCGTCGGGGTCACCCAGAATGCCGGCACCCGCGCCGCGGGTGCCGCGGCCGATGACGATGTCGATGGCCTCGGCACCGAGTTGGTAGCGGTCAGGACGGGAGGTCCGGTCCTGCTCGGCCGCCGCATAGGCCTTGAGCGCCTCGGGGGTGCGAGCGGGCGCGACCCACCGGGTCACGAGTGCTCAGCCAGGTCAGTGAGGCGGACAACGCGGGTCGCGGGCAGTGGGGGCTGCTGGTCGGGTTGCAGGAACCGCATGACGACGATGCCGAAGGCGCGGCCCTCGCTGTCGATCCAGTCTCCGGCGGCCGGACCCGGATCGGTGGCCGCGACCACGAATCGGTAGCGTCCGTCGTCGAGCTTCGCGGTGACACCGGTGTAGGACACCCGCCGGTGGCGGTAGTCGAGTGAGTTCAGAAACCTGCTGTACGCCAGGATGTTCCAGTACCGGCACGCCACCAGATCACCTTCGATGAGCAACGCTTCGTCGGGGCCCAACTGCCAGCCGCCGCGCAGATAGTGGATGGCCGGTTCGGTGTAGACCGCTCCGCCTGCCATCTCGGTCCAATGGCGCATCTGGTTCGGTGACTCGCGATCGGC
Protein-coding regions in this window:
- the thiD gene encoding bifunctional hydroxymethylpyrimidine kinase/phosphomethylpyrimidine kinase, whose amino-acid sequence is MVDLSYVIAGSEATGGAGLQADLRTFQEFGTYGVGTVTCIVSFDPKANWGHRFVPVDPQVIADQIEAATSAYDLDVVKIGMLGTPATIDVVAEALARQPWRHIVVDPVLICKGQEPGAALDTDTALRRQILPLATVTTPNLFEARALAGMDDISSVDDLVEAARRIAALGPAYVLVKGGVEFPGDDAVDVLFDGKDAEILRAPKVGQARVAGAGCTLAAAITAALATGTGVPEAVRLAKEFTTAGIVDRISGNAPFDTVWQGARR
- a CDS encoding VOC family protein, giving the protein MLTDLRFCHLVVGVTDMDRALDFYRGLLGMDVVFDQLISGEPFDAAVHSSRQHEGRVVGGVVGGVTLELVSFGTSTPPGSGKRGIVGNQNIALSVTDLDATYRAVIDAGFQPAQEPFPIDRVRMFFVNDPDGTAVEFVEFPGGARSSYEMHRGADISAER
- a CDS encoding SDR family NAD(P)-dependent oxidoreductase, whose amino-acid sequence is MSTYSHPHSLDGHVAIVTGAARGVGKGIATALLSRGARVLVTDILDGVLANTTAEFTDAGFDVASVVADLRDADSAQRIVDAALDAFGTVNALVNNAVASAGPIPFVDIPAPEYERVHDTGPRATFRLMQAIHPVMVKGGGGSIVNLGSAAGTVGTHSFGAYASAKEAIRGMSKVAALEWGVDGIRVNVVCPLAETDGLKVLRDMAPKQYEAVVRSTSLKRIGDPTHDIGAVVAFLIGDDSAYLTGQTLLVDGGAGSFR
- a CDS encoding glycoside hydrolase family 6 protein; protein product: MSSAASAVARSIAPLLTVASVVAAGLATAPAPTVRLASDGNPLEGHSFYVNPSSKAMRAAKGDPSPELQAIANTPTAYWMDHISSPAVDAKYIATAQAAGTMPILALYGIPHRDCGSYAAGGFGSAGAYKGWIDGVAAAIGGGPAAVILEPDALAMADCLSGDQREERYNLMSYAVDTLTRNPGTAVYVDAGHSRWTAADEMANRLNRVGVAKARGFSLNTANFFTTEEEIGYGDAISGMTGGKPYVIDTSRNGAGPAEGEMYWCNPSDRALGAAPTTATGNGNVDAFLWVKRPGESDGACGTGEASAGTFVNQYAIDLVRKAHG
- a CDS encoding sulfotransferase family protein, whose translation is MTRWVAPARTPEALKAYAAAEQDRTSRPDRYQLGAEAIDIVIGRGTRGAGAGILGDPDEWRPGLAQYLASAEADGRLNALGALTAQRTAAGRLAARAAMTRYLQEHPETGNRSVLPPIIITGGWRTGTTFLFRLLDRDPRLRAPLPAELGAPWRLPGDLDSEERDRRLEAAAAGQYLLHVLNPTMAAVHDSGPHLPEECVLGMGTTLRNWGFAATTRLDSYATWLAGQDFAPEYAQHRRMLQILDAEDGRRWVVKAPAHTAELSHVIATYPGACIVQLHRDIVETVTSGASLFATYRSTYSDHVDGVDVGRFQTEQTELWLRRALDARATASTVTWLDVQYRDLVADPEATVQRIYAAAQMESPDIAGMLAEHHRAQPRDGKGKHRYEPAEFGIDPAELRERMRFCTE